The following are encoded in a window of Mycobacteroides chelonae CCUG 47445 genomic DNA:
- a CDS encoding GntR family transcriptional regulator — MIRTVAISASEEAYRSVKERILSGDIPGGELLSEGEISARMGCSRTPVREAFLRLETEGWLRLYPKRGALVVPITPEERRHVVDARRVVEGAAAARIAERGASPALLSDLSALIEVQLGRAAQGDAAGFAAADVDFHRAIVAKLGNPLLENFYDSLRERQRRMAAAAIGVDPVRVARSVAGHRALVDALAAGDAARFSVELVEHMKVVTERD, encoded by the coding sequence ATTATTCGAACAGTGGCAATCTCCGCAAGTGAAGAGGCGTATCGCTCGGTGAAGGAGCGCATCCTCAGCGGCGATATCCCCGGCGGTGAGCTGCTGAGCGAAGGGGAGATCTCGGCGCGGATGGGGTGCAGCCGTACTCCGGTGCGCGAGGCCTTCCTTCGGCTTGAAACCGAAGGCTGGCTGCGGCTCTATCCCAAGCGCGGGGCGCTGGTGGTGCCCATCACCCCCGAGGAACGGCGACACGTCGTCGATGCGCGCCGCGTCGTTGAGGGTGCCGCTGCGGCGCGTATTGCCGAACGCGGAGCATCTCCGGCACTCCTGTCAGACCTGTCAGCACTCATCGAGGTGCAATTGGGGCGTGCCGCGCAGGGCGATGCCGCGGGTTTTGCCGCCGCAGACGTGGACTTCCACCGCGCGATCGTGGCCAAGCTGGGAAACCCACTGCTGGAGAACTTCTACGACAGCCTGCGTGAACGCCAGCGCCGAATGGCGGCCGCCGCTATCGGGGTAGACCCGGTGCGGGTCGCGCGCTCGGTTGCCGGGCACCGCGCGCTGGTGGACGCGCTTGCGGCGGGTGACGCGGCCCGCTTCAGCGTCGAGCTGGTCGAGCACATGAAAGTGGTGACCGAGCGTGACTAG
- the lipE gene encoding lipase LipE yields the protein MTDDGRIRVPADLDSVTDIGSGDQAEDHSDIDPAAVERIWAATRYWYQAGMHPAIQVCLRHKGKVILNRAIGHGWGNAPTDPADAEKIPVTTDTPFCVYSAAKAVSTTVMHLLIERGALSLDDRVCEYLPTFTSRGKDRITIRHVLTHSAGIPVPTGPRPDVTRMDDSEYTREQLGQLRPLYRPGLVHMYHALTWGPLVREIVLGATGKSIRDILAAEILDPLGFRWTNYGVAPEDVPLVAPSHPTGKPLPAPMRAAFRAVVGGTMHEIIPMSNQPFFLTGVVPSSNTVSTANELSRFAEILCRGGELDGVRVMSPETIRAAAAPARRLRPDMATGGMPMRWGTGYMLGSERFGPFGRNSPAAFGHTGLVDIAMWADPARALSVGVVSSGKPGNHKEAKRYPALLDLIAAEVPLVS from the coding sequence ATGACCGACGACGGACGCATACGAGTTCCAGCAGACCTGGACTCGGTCACGGATATCGGCAGCGGCGATCAGGCCGAAGACCACTCCGACATCGACCCCGCCGCCGTGGAGCGCATTTGGGCGGCGACCCGGTACTGGTATCAGGCGGGTATGCACCCGGCGATCCAGGTGTGTTTGCGGCACAAGGGAAAAGTGATCCTCAACCGTGCCATCGGTCATGGTTGGGGTAACGCGCCCACCGATCCGGCCGATGCCGAGAAGATCCCCGTCACCACCGACACACCGTTTTGCGTGTACTCGGCCGCCAAGGCCGTCTCAACGACGGTGATGCACCTGCTCATCGAACGCGGTGCGCTATCGCTCGACGACCGCGTCTGCGAATACCTGCCCACCTTCACCAGCCGCGGCAAGGATCGCATCACCATCCGCCACGTGCTGACGCATAGCGCGGGAATCCCGGTGCCCACCGGACCCCGGCCGGATGTCACCCGAATGGATGACAGCGAGTACACCCGCGAACAACTAGGCCAGCTGCGCCCGCTCTACCGTCCCGGCCTGGTGCACATGTATCACGCACTGACCTGGGGGCCGTTGGTGCGCGAGATCGTTCTCGGTGCGACCGGTAAGAGCATCCGCGACATCCTTGCCGCGGAAATCCTCGATCCCCTTGGGTTCCGGTGGACCAACTACGGTGTGGCCCCGGAGGATGTGCCGCTGGTGGCACCGAGCCATCCCACTGGCAAGCCATTGCCCGCGCCCATGCGCGCGGCCTTCCGGGCGGTGGTCGGCGGGACCATGCACGAGATTATCCCGATGTCGAACCAGCCCTTCTTCCTCACCGGCGTGGTGCCGTCGTCTAACACTGTCTCCACCGCGAACGAGCTATCCCGCTTTGCCGAAATCCTCTGCCGGGGTGGCGAACTCGATGGGGTGCGGGTCATGTCCCCCGAGACCATCCGGGCCGCGGCGGCACCGGCCCGGCGCCTGCGACCGGATATGGCAACCGGCGGAATGCCGATGCGCTGGGGGACCGGATACATGCTGGGCTCTGAGCGGTTCGGGCCGTTCGGGCGCAACTCGCCTGCGGCGTTCGGGCACACCGGGCTGGTGGACATCGCCATGTGGGCGGACCCCGCCCGTGCGCTGTCCGTCGGCGTGGTCAGCAGCGGCAAGCCAGGTAACCACAAGGAAGCCAAGCGCTACCCGGCCCTGCTGGACCTCATCGCCGCGGAGGTACCGCTCGTCTCCTGA
- a CDS encoding mycothione reductase, with amino-acid sequence MYDLVIIGSGSGNSLPDDRFADQEVAIVDRGVYAGAYGGTCLNVGCIPTKMFVYPADLADEARDGSRLGVDSSVRGTRWADIRERVFGRIDPIAAGGLRYRVEDCPNITVFQQEARFIAPGTDAEGDPIHRLQLADGTILEARQVVIAAGSRPVIPPVITDSGVAFHTNDDIMRLPELPERVVIVGSGFIAAEFAHVFSGLGSAVTVIARGPRLLRAQDETIAQRFTEVVSARWDVRLNTEVVAARETDGGGVELDLTDGSTVTGDVLLVATGRTPNGDQLDVSAAGLTLDEKGRVPVDQYQRTPVRGIYALGDVSSHYLLKHVANHEARVVQANLLSGWDTPTTASDHRFVPGAVFSRPQVASVGLSEDQARQRGIDVAVKVQTYGDIAYGWAMEDTEGLCKLVADRATGLLVGAHIVGYQASALIQSLITAMSFSIPVREMARGQYWIHPALPELIENALLGLEL; translated from the coding sequence GTGTACGACCTCGTCATCATCGGTTCCGGCAGCGGAAACTCGTTGCCTGATGACCGCTTCGCGGACCAGGAGGTCGCGATCGTCGATCGCGGTGTGTACGCGGGCGCCTACGGCGGCACCTGCCTGAACGTCGGCTGTATACCCACCAAGATGTTCGTCTACCCCGCCGACCTGGCCGACGAGGCCCGCGACGGCTCCCGGCTCGGTGTGGACAGCTCGGTGCGCGGAACCCGCTGGGCCGACATCCGTGAACGCGTCTTCGGCAGGATCGATCCGATCGCGGCGGGTGGATTGCGCTACCGCGTCGAGGACTGCCCCAACATCACGGTCTTTCAGCAGGAAGCGCGATTCATCGCGCCAGGCACCGATGCCGAGGGCGACCCGATCCATCGACTCCAGCTGGCGGACGGCACGATCCTGGAGGCCCGGCAGGTGGTCATCGCCGCGGGTTCACGTCCGGTCATCCCGCCGGTGATCACCGACAGCGGCGTGGCGTTTCACACCAACGACGACATCATGCGTCTACCGGAGTTACCCGAGCGTGTGGTGATCGTGGGCAGTGGCTTCATCGCCGCCGAGTTCGCGCATGTGTTCAGCGGCTTGGGCTCGGCGGTCACGGTGATCGCGCGCGGCCCGCGGCTATTGCGCGCGCAGGACGAGACGATCGCGCAGCGTTTCACCGAGGTGGTATCGGCGCGGTGGGATGTGCGGCTGAACACGGAAGTGGTGGCCGCTCGCGAGACCGATGGTGGCGGTGTCGAACTGGACCTCACCGACGGATCAACGGTGACGGGTGATGTGCTGCTGGTCGCGACCGGACGCACCCCCAATGGTGATCAGCTGGACGTGTCAGCGGCGGGACTGACGCTCGACGAGAAGGGCCGGGTGCCGGTCGACCAGTACCAGCGCACACCGGTGCGCGGCATCTACGCCCTGGGTGACGTGAGTTCGCACTATCTGCTCAAGCACGTGGCCAATCACGAAGCGCGGGTGGTACAGGCGAATCTGCTGTCCGGCTGGGACACCCCGACCACCGCCAGCGATCACCGGTTTGTCCCCGGTGCGGTGTTCAGCCGTCCGCAGGTGGCATCGGTGGGATTGTCAGAGGACCAGGCGCGGCAACGCGGGATCGATGTGGCGGTCAAGGTGCAGACATACGGCGACATCGCGTACGGATGGGCGATGGAGGACACCGAGGGGCTGTGCAAGCTGGTCGCCGACCGGGCGACGGGGCTGCTGGTGGGCGCGCACATCGTCGGTTACCAGGCGTCGGCGTTGATCCAATCGCTGATCACCGCGATGAGCTTCTCGATACCTGTGCGCGAGATGGCGCGAGGTCAGTACTGGATACACCCGGCACTGCCCGAGCTGATCGAGAACGCGTTGCTCGGCCTGGAGCTCTAG
- a CDS encoding sensor histidine kinase, with translation MRVSAWLRLPLIVLIVLLGSNPNIEMWHVGVYYGVLAVYTVSAIVWVLIAVRGHVPMWVAPAATAVDIAAVVALCVASGYGTSELLPVFFLLPVSVAFQERPAVTALLGTVTAAGYLGVLVFYTRSGNIDGIPGDEYLTVVTLLWLAAATAGMCFVLKRRSEHVEQLLHTREQLVLEAMRAEERHNREVAERLHDGPLQNLLAARLEIEEVLERQPDPVLEAVHASLRDTAAELRGAVSALHPQVLAELGLTAAIRELGRQYAARGTVEVNTELREVGSPPAQPLVYRAVKELLTNAVKHGRAKNIHVELTRDEEFLTLVVADDGRGFDPRDVSASVADGHIGLASLTVPINAAGGDVVITSAPGAGTRVCVTVPADMAA, from the coding sequence ATGCGGGTTTCGGCCTGGCTACGGCTGCCCCTGATCGTGCTGATTGTGCTGCTGGGGTCTAACCCGAACATCGAAATGTGGCATGTCGGTGTGTATTACGGGGTGCTGGCCGTGTACACGGTGTCTGCGATTGTGTGGGTGCTGATCGCGGTTCGTGGACATGTCCCGATGTGGGTGGCCCCTGCCGCCACCGCCGTGGACATCGCCGCCGTGGTGGCGCTGTGTGTGGCCTCCGGTTATGGCACGTCGGAATTGCTTCCGGTGTTCTTCCTGCTTCCCGTTTCAGTGGCCTTTCAAGAGCGCCCGGCTGTGACGGCTCTCCTCGGAACCGTGACCGCTGCAGGATATTTGGGCGTTCTGGTGTTCTACACCAGGAGTGGCAACATCGACGGTATTCCCGGCGACGAGTACCTCACCGTTGTGACATTGCTGTGGCTGGCCGCTGCGACCGCCGGAATGTGCTTCGTCCTCAAGCGCCGCTCCGAACACGTCGAGCAGCTTTTGCACACACGCGAGCAGCTGGTGCTGGAAGCGATGCGCGCCGAGGAGCGGCACAACCGCGAAGTCGCCGAGCGGTTGCATGACGGCCCGCTGCAGAATCTGCTGGCGGCACGTCTGGAAATCGAGGAAGTTCTTGAACGACAACCTGATCCGGTGTTGGAGGCGGTGCACGCGTCGTTGCGCGACACGGCAGCGGAATTGCGCGGCGCGGTGTCGGCCCTGCATCCGCAGGTGCTCGCCGAGCTGGGATTGACGGCGGCGATCCGCGAGCTCGGTCGCCAGTACGCGGCGCGGGGCACCGTCGAGGTCAACACGGAACTGCGGGAAGTGGGCAGCCCCCCGGCGCAGCCGCTGGTGTACCGGGCGGTCAAAGAGCTGTTGACCAATGCGGTGAAGCACGGACGCGCCAAGAACATTCACGTCGAACTGACTCGAGATGAAGAGTTCCTGACGCTGGTGGTCGCGGATGACGGTAGGGGCTTTGATCCGCGCGATGTGTCCGCGTCAGTCGCCGACGGACACATCGGGCTGGCCTCGCTGACGGTCCCCATCAATGCCGCGGGCGGCGATGTCGTGATCACGTCGGCGCCGGGCGCCGGTACCCGGGTGTGCGTCACGGTGCCGGCCGATATGGCAGCGTAA
- a CDS encoding DUF1304 domain-containing protein translates to MIIAGLVLTGIAALIHVYIFYLESIAWTNEKTRKVFGVRTLEEAEVTKPLAFNQGFYNLFLAIAIAVGTVLWVRGCTSVGATLVFTGAGSMVAAGLVLLISSPDKASAALKQLVPPLLGIIALVVGLAL, encoded by the coding sequence ATGATCATCGCAGGGCTGGTACTGACCGGAATCGCCGCGCTCATCCACGTCTACATCTTTTATCTGGAATCGATTGCGTGGACCAATGAGAAGACACGCAAGGTTTTTGGTGTCCGCACGCTCGAAGAGGCCGAGGTGACGAAACCTCTGGCCTTCAACCAGGGCTTCTACAACCTGTTCCTCGCGATCGCCATCGCGGTGGGCACGGTGCTGTGGGTACGCGGCTGCACGTCGGTCGGTGCGACGCTGGTGTTCACCGGCGCCGGATCGATGGTCGCGGCCGGGCTGGTGCTGTTGATCTCGTCGCCGGATAAGGCGTCGGCCGCGCTCAAGCAGCTGGTGCCGCCACTTCTCGGGATTATCGCGCTGGTCGTGGGACTGGCGCTCTGA
- a CDS encoding sulfurtransferase encodes MNVLISADELAQRLPDLRVLDVRWTVMQPDGHPAYLEGHLPGAVFVDLDTDLADHTATGRGRHPLPTPQALQASGRRWGLSDGDAVVVYDDWNGQAASRAWWLLRAAGVADVRILDGGWAAWQRFGGPVETGDVVAEPGGITISSLEGFASVDANTIASQAESPDALVLDARAAARYRGDEEPLDPRAGHIPGAVSAATAENLTPQGTFRPAAELRERFELLGAGRRPVTVYCGSGVTATHQIAALAVAGYDAALYPGSWSEWSSDPQRPVATGPDPS; translated from the coding sequence ATGAACGTGCTCATCTCGGCCGACGAACTCGCACAACGCCTGCCCGATCTTCGCGTTCTCGACGTGCGCTGGACCGTGATGCAGCCGGACGGCCACCCGGCCTACCTAGAGGGCCATCTTCCCGGCGCGGTGTTCGTGGACCTGGATACCGACCTCGCCGACCACACAGCGACAGGCCGTGGCCGCCATCCGTTGCCCACGCCCCAGGCTCTCCAAGCCAGTGGCCGGCGCTGGGGGCTGAGCGACGGTGACGCCGTGGTCGTCTACGACGATTGGAACGGGCAGGCGGCCTCGCGCGCCTGGTGGCTGCTGCGCGCCGCCGGAGTTGCCGATGTTCGGATTCTCGACGGCGGCTGGGCGGCCTGGCAGCGCTTCGGAGGGCCCGTCGAGACGGGAGATGTTGTCGCCGAGCCCGGCGGGATCACCATTTCCTCGCTGGAAGGCTTCGCCTCAGTCGATGCCAATACGATTGCTTCCCAAGCGGAATCACCCGATGCCTTGGTCCTGGACGCCCGTGCGGCGGCCCGCTACCGCGGGGATGAAGAGCCCTTGGATCCCCGTGCCGGGCACATCCCTGGTGCCGTCTCCGCCGCGACTGCCGAGAACCTCACGCCGCAGGGCACTTTCCGGCCCGCTGCCGAATTGCGCGAGCGCTTCGAGCTACTCGGCGCCGGACGGCGCCCCGTCACGGTGTACTGCGGGTCCGGTGTCACCGCCACGCACCAGATCGCGGCGTTGGCCGTCGCGGGATACGACGCCGCCCTCTATCCGGGGTCGTGGTCGGAGTGGTCGAGCGACCCGCAGCGCCCCGTCGCGACCGGGCCCGATCCGAGCTAG
- a CDS encoding hemophore-related protein yields the protein MTLSHTLIRRATSTAGALGFITATAILPTAAAAPDCSRERLSDTVGSTTIAARGYLDNHPGARAVLDAAPDQPRAQAAANIRAYFTANPGEYHELRGILAPIGDAQRECNVTVLPPGLASAYDEFMAG from the coding sequence ATGACGCTCTCCCACACCCTCATTCGCCGGGCCACCAGTACCGCCGGTGCGCTCGGGTTCATCACCGCGACAGCCATATTGCCCACGGCTGCGGCCGCGCCCGACTGTAGCCGCGAGAGGCTCTCCGACACCGTCGGATCCACAACAATCGCCGCCCGCGGATACCTCGACAATCACCCCGGAGCACGGGCAGTGCTCGACGCCGCGCCCGACCAACCGCGCGCCCAGGCCGCCGCGAACATCCGCGCGTACTTCACCGCCAACCCCGGCGAGTACCACGAGCTCCGCGGCATCCTGGCCCCGATCGGTGATGCGCAGCGCGAATGCAATGTCACCGTGCTGCCGCCGGGCCTGGCCTCCGCGTACGACGAGTTCATGGCCGGCTGA
- the bla gene encoding subclass B3 metallo-beta-lactamase: protein MEIVKLLAAAALAVLVAGCAASPEASEQHEHGNSLTAPVAGDPIWTQPRAPIRVHGDTYYVGTEGISSVLIRTDEGLILLDVGMPQSAPQVEDNIRTLGFAVEDLKYVLSSHTHVDHAGGIAAVVHDSGATAVSSPIGAQSLRAGHVSADDPQASDTANAAFPAVERVREVADGEVLKLGNVALTAHFTPGHTPGGVSWTWKSCEGGRCLDMVYADSLNAVATGNYRFTPGHVSRFRQSIQTVRALPCDILFSVHPEQADDITKLNRLAVQRDPNPMIDPTACTALADTFDAKLDKRIADERAAR from the coding sequence ATGGAGATCGTGAAACTGCTCGCCGCTGCCGCTCTCGCTGTCCTCGTCGCGGGCTGCGCCGCCTCGCCGGAGGCGTCCGAACAGCATGAACACGGGAACTCGCTGACCGCGCCGGTGGCGGGAGACCCGATCTGGACGCAGCCGCGCGCTCCCATCCGCGTGCACGGTGACACCTATTACGTCGGGACCGAGGGCATCAGTTCGGTGCTGATCCGGACCGACGAGGGGCTGATTCTTTTGGACGTGGGTATGCCGCAATCGGCGCCCCAGGTGGAGGACAACATCCGCACGCTGGGGTTCGCCGTCGAGGACCTGAAGTACGTGCTGTCCTCTCATACTCACGTCGACCATGCCGGTGGTATCGCCGCGGTGGTTCATGACAGTGGCGCTACGGCGGTATCGAGCCCTATCGGCGCACAGTCGCTGCGCGCCGGGCACGTGTCCGCCGATGATCCGCAGGCCTCCGATACCGCGAACGCCGCCTTCCCTGCCGTTGAACGAGTTCGGGAGGTCGCCGATGGGGAGGTGTTGAAGCTTGGAAATGTGGCGCTGACAGCGCATTTCACGCCGGGCCATACGCCCGGCGGTGTCAGCTGGACCTGGAAATCGTGCGAGGGCGGCCGGTGCCTGGACATGGTCTACGCCGATAGCCTCAATGCCGTCGCCACCGGCAACTACCGCTTTACGCCAGGTCACGTGTCCAGGTTCCGGCAGAGCATTCAGACGGTGCGCGCCCTACCCTGCGACATCTTGTTCTCCGTGCACCCTGAACAAGCCGATGACATCACGAAGCTGAACAGGCTCGCGGTGCAACGTGACCCGAACCCGATGATTGACCCGACGGCGTGCACGGCGCTTGCTGACACGTTCGACGCGAAGCTGGATAAGCGGATCGCCGACGAGCGGGCGGCCCGCTAG
- a CDS encoding response regulator, with protein sequence MRVVVGDDHPLFREGVVRALTASGQISVVAEAQDGAGALALIREHLPDVALLDYRMPELDGTQVAAAVRRDELRTRVLLLSAHDDAAIVYHALAEGAAGFLSKESTRAELVSAVLDCARGRDVVTASLTAGLAGEIRKRAQPAGPSLSTREREVLRMIADGLTVPAMAKRLFLAPSTVKTHVQRLYEKLGVGDRAAAVAEAMRRGLLE encoded by the coding sequence GCGGGTGGTTGTCGGCGATGACCACCCGCTTTTTCGCGAGGGTGTGGTGCGGGCGCTGACCGCAAGCGGCCAGATATCCGTGGTGGCGGAGGCTCAGGACGGCGCGGGTGCGCTCGCGTTGATCAGAGAGCACCTGCCCGATGTCGCGCTGCTCGATTACCGGATGCCGGAGCTTGACGGGACGCAGGTGGCGGCTGCCGTGCGCCGTGACGAGCTACGTACCCGGGTGCTGCTGCTCTCGGCGCATGATGACGCGGCGATCGTCTATCACGCTCTGGCGGAGGGCGCCGCGGGCTTCCTGTCGAAGGAGTCCACACGCGCGGAGCTGGTCAGCGCGGTGCTCGACTGTGCGCGGGGCCGGGACGTGGTGACGGCCAGCCTCACGGCGGGGCTGGCCGGCGAGATCCGCAAGCGCGCACAACCGGCAGGCCCGTCGTTGAGCACGCGTGAACGTGAGGTGCTCCGGATGATCGCCGACGGTCTCACCGTGCCCGCCATGGCCAAGCGACTGTTCCTGGCTCCGTCCACGGTGAAAACCCATGTGCAGCGGCTGTACGAAAAACTCGGCGTCGGTGACCGGGCGGCGGCGGTGGCTGAGGCCATGCGGCGTGGATTGCTCGAGTAG
- a CDS encoding acyl-CoA dehydrogenase family protein produces MQRTIYTEDHDAFRESVKAFVQRHVEPRAENFIEQRYIDRELWLEAGKQGYLGLDVPEEFGGSSAGDYRYNAVLQEELSRSSAALASSMSIHFDIVAPYLVELTTDEQKQRWLPKFCSGEMITAIGMTEPSGGSDLAALKTTAVKDGDDWVINGSKTFITNGARADLVVVAARTAPELKAKGITLFAVEEGMPGFERGRKLDKVGQPEADTAELFFTDVRVPAENVIGEVNQGFISMMQRLPQERMGCAVANIAHAAGVLEETIEYAKERKAFGQQIGSLQYNKFLIAELVTKLEAAQVYVDQGVLAHSKGELSAIDAAKAKWWSSQVQNEVIDACVQLHGGYGYMKEYRVARAWMDARVTKIWAGSNEIMKELIGRDLGF; encoded by the coding sequence ATGCAACGCACTATCTACACCGAGGACCACGACGCGTTCCGGGAGTCCGTGAAGGCATTCGTGCAGCGCCACGTCGAGCCGCGCGCCGAGAACTTCATCGAGCAGCGCTACATCGACCGCGAGCTGTGGTTGGAGGCAGGCAAGCAGGGCTACCTGGGGCTCGACGTGCCCGAGGAGTTCGGCGGCAGCAGTGCCGGCGACTACCGCTACAACGCGGTTCTGCAGGAGGAGCTGTCGCGCTCCAGTGCCGCACTGGCCTCATCGATGTCCATCCACTTCGACATCGTCGCCCCGTACCTGGTCGAGCTGACCACCGATGAGCAGAAGCAGCGCTGGCTGCCGAAATTCTGCAGCGGCGAGATGATCACCGCCATCGGCATGACCGAACCGTCAGGTGGCTCCGACCTGGCCGCCCTCAAGACCACTGCGGTCAAAGACGGTGACGACTGGGTCATCAACGGATCCAAGACGTTCATCACCAACGGCGCGCGTGCCGATCTCGTCGTCGTCGCCGCGCGCACCGCACCCGAGCTCAAGGCCAAGGGCATCACCTTGTTCGCGGTCGAAGAGGGCATGCCCGGCTTCGAGCGCGGCCGCAAGCTGGACAAGGTGGGCCAGCCCGAGGCCGATACCGCCGAACTGTTCTTCACCGATGTGCGGGTGCCCGCCGAGAACGTGATCGGTGAGGTCAACCAGGGATTCATCTCGATGATGCAGCGCCTGCCCCAGGAGCGGATGGGCTGTGCGGTCGCCAACATCGCCCACGCGGCCGGGGTGCTCGAGGAGACGATCGAGTACGCCAAGGAGCGCAAGGCATTCGGTCAGCAGATCGGCAGCCTGCAGTACAACAAGTTCCTCATCGCCGAGCTCGTCACCAAACTCGAAGCGGCGCAGGTGTACGTCGATCAGGGTGTGCTCGCGCACAGCAAGGGCGAGCTCTCGGCGATCGATGCCGCGAAGGCCAAGTGGTGGTCCTCTCAGGTGCAGAACGAGGTCATCGACGCCTGCGTGCAGCTGCATGGTGGCTACGGCTACATGAAGGAGTACCGCGTGGCACGCGCCTGGATGGACGCCCGTGTCACCAAGATCTGGGCCGGTTCCAACGAGATCATGAAGGAGCTCATCGGTCGCGACCTGGGCTTCTGA
- a CDS encoding MFS transporter: protein MFGIAWGGNEFTPLLVMYRQAGQSAASVDTLLFAYVLGIIPALFLGGPLSDRYGRRAVMLPAPFISMAGSLVLALGAQHFALLFTGRVLSGIALGLAMAAGSSWVKELSAPPFDRIGAGARRGAMSLTAGFALGAAVAGALAQWGPWPQHLAFLVNIAITVPGAVLALSVPESAAERAPGRLVDDLKIPAARRRRFLFVVMPLAPWVFGSAAVAYAVLPTLIAPTLPGERIAFSALCCLVCLGCGFTAQLLAPRIDRPGTARLGIIGLTLVAAGMALAAVAAHRLTIPWVLIAALVLGAGYGTALVSGLQEVNRIAGPTDLAGLTAVFYGLTYLGFGVPMMLTMFSNTLPVLTHPVLLCGGAILATLCMVVLAMNSRTDIREGSPVEAAESAVTPEPALR from the coding sequence ATGTTCGGAATTGCCTGGGGCGGTAATGAATTCACCCCGCTGCTGGTGATGTATCGGCAGGCCGGACAATCCGCCGCATCCGTTGACACGCTGTTGTTCGCCTACGTGCTGGGCATCATTCCAGCGCTCTTCCTGGGCGGCCCGCTTTCGGATCGGTACGGCCGGCGCGCGGTGATGCTGCCGGCCCCGTTCATCTCGATGGCCGGGTCTCTGGTGCTTGCGCTGGGAGCGCAGCATTTCGCGTTGCTCTTCACGGGGCGGGTGCTCTCCGGTATCGCGCTGGGCCTGGCGATGGCCGCGGGCAGCTCATGGGTCAAGGAACTGTCGGCTCCCCCGTTTGACCGGATCGGCGCCGGTGCGCGGCGTGGAGCCATGAGCCTGACCGCGGGATTCGCGCTCGGCGCGGCCGTGGCCGGAGCGTTGGCGCAGTGGGGTCCCTGGCCGCAGCACCTGGCATTCCTGGTCAACATCGCGATCACGGTTCCCGGTGCGGTACTGGCACTGTCGGTTCCGGAATCTGCGGCCGAGCGCGCGCCGGGCCGGCTGGTGGACGATCTGAAGATCCCTGCCGCGCGCCGTCGCCGGTTCCTGTTCGTTGTGATGCCTTTGGCGCCCTGGGTGTTCGGCTCGGCGGCGGTGGCGTACGCGGTGCTGCCCACGCTCATCGCCCCGACGCTTCCGGGCGAGCGCATCGCATTCTCCGCCCTGTGTTGTCTGGTCTGCCTGGGCTGTGGTTTCACCGCACAGCTACTTGCGCCCAGGATCGATCGGCCGGGTACCGCGCGGCTCGGCATCATCGGGCTGACCCTGGTCGCCGCGGGTATGGCGCTGGCCGCCGTTGCCGCGCACCGGCTTACGATCCCGTGGGTCTTGATCGCCGCGTTGGTGCTGGGTGCCGGGTATGGAACGGCACTGGTCAGTGGGCTACAGGAGGTGAACCGGATCGCCGGGCCCACGGACCTGGCCGGACTCACCGCCGTTTTCTACGGACTTACCTACCTGGGCTTCGGGGTGCCAATGATGCTGACGATGTTCAGCAACACGCTGCCGGTGCTGACACACCCCGTGTTGCTCTGCGGTGGCGCAATACTGGCGACGCTCTGCATGGTGGTGCTGGCGATGAACTCGCGCACCGATATCCGCGAAGGGTCACCCGTCGAGGCGGCGGAATCCGCCGTAACGCCCGAGCCGGCGCTGCGTTAG